Proteins encoded within one genomic window of Camelina sativa cultivar DH55 chromosome 19, Cs, whole genome shotgun sequence:
- the LOC104766296 gene encoding receptor-like kinase TMK4 has product MEAPTPLHLLFLLLLLLTTFLTTSVADDGAAMLALAKSFNPPPSDWSTTTSTGFCQWSGVRCTSNRVTSISLADKSLAGVIAPEISTLSELKTVALQRNRLTGKIPSFAKLSSLQEIYIDENFFLGVETGAFAGLTSLQILSLSDCRNITPWGFPSELVDSTSLTTIYLDSTNIFGALPDVFDSFASLQNLRLSYNNITGVLPPSLSKSSIQNLWINNQLVGMTGTIEVLSSMTSLSQAWLQKNQFSGPIPDLSKSENLFDLQLRDNQLTGIVPPTLLSLKSLKNVTFDNNKLQGPFPFFPPDVKLSTKGNVFCTSNPGQSCSPQVTTLLAVAGGLGYPPMLAESWKGDDACGGWAYVSCDSGGKNVITLNLGKHGFNGFISPAIANLTSLKSVYLNDNNLSGVIPKELTLMTSLQLIDVSNNNLKGEIPKFPASVKFNYKPGNSLLGTKGGDDSTPGTGADTSGGPGGSSGGHGGSKAPVIVGVIVAVLVFLAILGFVVYKFVMKRKYGKFNRTDPEKAGKVLVSDAISNGGGSGGYANGHGANNFNALNSPSSGDNSDRFLLESGSVTIPMEVLRQVTNNFSEDNILGRGGFGVVYAGELHDGTKTAVKRMECSAMGNKGMSEFQAEIAVLTKVRHRHLVALLGYCVNGNERLLVYEYMPQGNLGQHLFEWRELGYSPLTWKQRVSIALDVARGVEYLHSLAQQSFIHRDLKPSNILLGDDMRAKVADFGLVKNAPDGKYSLETRLAGTFGYLAPEYAATGRVTTKVDVYAFGVVLMEILTGRRALDDSLPDERSHLVTWFRRTLINKENIPKALDQTLEADEETMESIHRVAELAGHCTAREPQQRPDMGHAVNVLGPLVEKWKPSCQEEEESFGIDVNMSLPQALQRWQNEGTSSSTMFHGDFSYSQTQTSITPKTSGFPNTFDSADGR; this is encoded by the exons ATGGAGGCTCCAACGCCTCTccatcttctcttcctcctcctcctcctcctcaccaCATTCCTAACCACATCCGTCGCCGACGACGGAGCAGCAATGCTCGCTTTAGCTAAATCATTCAATCCTCCGCCGTCAGATTggtcaacaacaacatcaaccgGATTCTGCCAATGGAGCGGCGTAAGATGCACCTCAAACCGCGTCACTTCAATCAGCCTCGCTGATAAATCTCTCGCCGGCGTTATAGCTCCTGAGATCTCGACTCTCTCCGAGCTCAAAACCGTCGCTCTTCAGCGTAATAGACTCACCGGTAAAATCCCTTCGTTTGCTAAACTCTCTTCTCTCCAAGAGATCTACATTGACGAGAATTTTTTCCTCGGAGTTGAGACCGGAGCTTTCGCCGGACTCACTAGTCTTCAGATCTTGAGTTTGAGCGATTGCAGAAACATTACTCCTTGGGGTTTTCCATCTGAGCTCGTTGATTCGACTTCCCTCACTACCATTTACCTCGACAGCACTAACATCTTCGGAGCTTTGCCTGACGTTTTCGATTCCTTCGCTTCTCTTCAAAACCTCCGGCTATCGTACAACAACATCACCGGAGTTTTGCCGCCGTCGCTTTCCAAATCTTCGATTCAGAACCTCTGGATCAACAACCAACTCGTTGGGATGACCGGAACGATCGAAGTGCTCTCGAGTATGACGTCATTGTCACAAGCTTGGCTTCAGAAGAATCAGTTCTCTGGACCTATCCCAGATCTCTCCAAGAGCGAGAATCTCTTCGATCTACAGCTCCGGGACAATCAGTTAACCGGAATTGTACCTCCGACGCTTCTTTCACTCAAAAGCTTGAAGAACGTTACTTTTGATAACAATAAGCTGCAAGGTCCTTTTCCTTTCTTCCCACCGGATGTTAAATTAAGCACGAAAGGAAACGTATTCTGTACTAGTAATCCAGGACAGAGCTGTAGTCCTCAGGTGACGACGCTTTTAGCTGTGGCTGGAGGTTTGGGGTATCCGCCAATGCTGGCTGAGTCTTGGAAAGGTGATGATGCTTGTGGTGGTTGGGCTTATGTTTCTTGTGATTCAGGTGGGAAGAATGTTATCACTTTGAATCTTGGGAAACATGGATTCAATGGCTTTATATCACCGGCGATTGCGAATCTCACTTCTTTGAAGAGTGTTTACCTTAATGACAACAATTTAAGTGGTGTTATCCCCAAGGAGTTGACGTTGATGACTAGTTTGCAGTTGATTGATGTCTCCAACAACAACCTTAAAGGGGAGATACCGAAGTTTCCAGCTTCAGTGAAGTTTAATTACAAACCGGGGAACTCTCTGTTGGGAACTAAAGGTGGAGATGATTCAACGCCTGGAACTGGTGCTGATACTAGTGGTGGTCCTGGTGGGTCTTCTGGTGGTCATGGTGGTAGTAAGGCTCCGGTGATCGTTGGTGTTATTGTGGCGGTTTTAGTTTTTCTTGCCATTTTAGGATTTGTGGTTTACAAATTTGTTATGAAGAGGAAGTATGGGAAGTTTAATAGGACGGATCCTGAGAAGGCTGGGAAGGTTTTGGTTAGTGATGCTATATCTAATGGTGGTGGTAGTGGTGGATATGCTAATGGACATGGAGCTAATAATTTCAATGCGTTGAACAGTCCTAGTAGTGGTGACAATAGTGATCGTTTCCTTCTTGAAAGTGGAAGTGTTACCATTCCAATGGAGGTTCTTCGTCAGGTTACAAATAATTTCAGTGAGGATAACATATTGGGAAGAGGTGGTTTTGGTGTTGTGTACGCTGGGGAATTACACGATGGAACAAAGACTGCAGTCAAGAGGATGGAGTGTTCAGCAATGGGTAATAAAGGAATGAGCGAGTTTCAGGCTGAGATAGCGGTACTCACTAAGGTTAGGCATAGACACTTGGTCGCTTTATTAGGTTACTGTGTGAACGGGAACGAGAGGTTGCTTGTCTACGAGTACATGCCACAGGGAAATCTTGGTCAGCATTTGTTTGAGTGGCGTGAACTCGGATACTCTCCTCTGACATGGAAGCAGAGAGTGAGTATCGCTCTTGACGTGGCAAGAGGTGTGGAATATCTCCATAGTTTGGCGCAGCAAAGCTTCATCCACAGAGATTTAAAGCCCTCTAACATCCTTCTAGGAGATGACATGAGGGCAAAGGTTGCTGATTTCGGACTGGTTAAGAACGCACCAGATGGGAAATACTCTCTTGAAACAAGATTAGCAGGCACATTTGGTTATCTAGCTCCAGAATATGCTG CTACTGGAAGAGTAACGACGAAAGTGGATGTGTATGCATTTGGAGTGGTTCTTATGGAAATATTAACTGGAAGGAGAGCTTTAGATGATTCATTACCAGACGAGCGATCTCATCTAGTAACATGGTTTAGAAGAACGCtaatcaacaaagaaaacatccCCAAGGCGCTCGACCAAACCTTAGAGGCCGACGAGGAAACAATGGAGAGCATTCACAGAGTTGCTGAGCTTGCAGGACACTGCACAGCCCGAGAACCTCAACAAAGACCAGACATGGGCCACGCGGTAAACGTGCTAGGTCCACTAGTAGAGAAATGGAAACCGTCgtgccaagaagaagaagagagtttcgGGATCGATGTGAACATGAGTTTACCTCAAGCTTTACAGAGATGGCAAAACGAAGGAACATCATCATCGACAATGTTCCATGGAGACTTCTCTTATTCTCAGACACAGACTAGTATTACTCCAAAGACCTCTGGTTTTCCTAACACGTTTGATTCAGCTGATGGTCGGTGA
- the LOC104767808 gene encoding uncharacterized protein At4g14100-like encodes MLMNKSGSLEIVDLWYDWVNGRNFNIIQKQLGRLKYDLEWNNGTSFYYSLDESRTCRTVHFEVGILRPNWLDGAKYLGQRHVNGFLCNVWEKVEFLWYYEDVVTKRPVQWIFYTGREAHVMTFEVGAVLEDEKWQAPVYCFHNEKKKKQSE; translated from the exons ATGTTGATGAATAAATCCGGATCCTTGGAAATTGTAGACCTTTGGTACGACTGGGTCAATGGACGTAACTTTAACATCATTCAGAAGCAGCTTGGCAGGCTCAAATATGACCTCGAATGGAACAATGGCACTTCTTTCTATTACTCCCTCGACGAATCCAGAACCTGCCGCACCGTTCATTTCGAG GTTGGAATCTTGAGGCCAAATTGGCTAGATGGAGCAAAGTATTTGGGCCAACGACATGTAAATGGGTTTTTATGCAACGTCTGGGAGAAGGTTGAGTTCTTATGGTATTATGAGGATGTTGTCACCAAGAGACCTGTACAATGGATCTTCTATACAG GGAGGGAAGCTCATGTGATGACATTTGAGGTTGGAGCTGTCCTAGAAGACGAGAAATGGCAGGCTCCTGTCTATTGTTTCCacaatgagaagaagaagaagcaaagtgAGTAG
- the LOC104766295 gene encoding uncharacterized protein LOC104766295, which yields MAEPNQIPRKRMRFSSPSATEILATKKSQNHQRLASQTVNRSRVHHPSPSLPGKIDRTYPPRVTIKDLRLRRVFSPNPTDDCEFNGKGRNRNKEEQYHICRCNCPDSNNGIKAHACGLGNVEAGELIQTTPAGSELVNEEINVAASVKRSVTTNLGSNKSVLHPCSIAKIFKDPNSLSYKRLLPYLMQVVDDGTSSTRCSKPLSQNPPDISLSCNREAGETGEDVEEEVSELMTPKCQLPETTKPVSQSVDTVLVKDSAGSLFRNTSPLKRVIASSPNKKAACSRRKLFKTPGSVNYRRMLPYLRDVQENNPCVPETVDHPDQQKNTEENTPSSTLVSENEGVQEMVTSNAAGESDTSSNENEESIPCEHLSVSPEQSDIDKEQETQVKHVIPDTEKNSETPLGSEIPLSSPLVGSRSSSEVASSALPKTFVNNLVGGENMNGAGETEAKISAEQLTAELLDSSAVLATPPSVSPSKGILRRSMRGCRGSCSCLNCSSFRLNAERAFEFSRNQLQDTEVMVLDLVGEISRLRDMLEKSADQNDYKSQAGEASKRAGEAAELAKSRLHQMNDDLQVHCRIPNEQRARVNFAHYIHEKTIVKASQPNNLITRSP from the exons ATGGCGGAACCAAACCAGATCCCACGGAAGAGGATGCGATTCTCGTCTCCTTCAGCTACAGAGATCCTCGCTACTAAAAAATCACAGAACCACCAGAGACTCGCATCTCAAACAGTGAACCGATCTCGCGTCCATCATCCATCACCATCACTCCCCGGAAAAATCGATCGAACGTATCCTCCGCGAGTCACCATCAAGGATCTGCGTCTCAGACGCGTCTTCTCCCCGAATCCAACCGACGACTGCGAATTTAACGGCAAAGGAAGAAACCGAAACAAGGAAGAACAATACCATATATGTCGTTGCAACTGTCCGGATTCGAACA ATGGAATCAAAGCTCATGCTTGTGGATTAGGAAATGTAGAAGCAGGGGAGTTGATTCAAACGACGCCGGCTGGTTCTGAATTGGTTAATGAAGAGATCAATGTAGCAGCATCAGTGAAGAGAAGCGTTACTACTAATCTCGGGAGCAACAAATCG GTTCTTCATCCATGTTCTATAGCTAAAATATTCAAGGACCCTAATTCTTTAAGCTATAAGAGATTGCTTCCTTACTTGATGCAAGTTGTAGATG ATGGAACGTCATCAACGCGGTGCTCAAAACCTTTAAGCCAGAATCCTCCAGATATTAGTTTGTCCTGTAACAGAGAAGCTGGAGAAACTGGTGAAGATGTAGAGGAGGAAGTTAGTGAATTGATGACACCCAAATGCCAACTTCCTGAAACCACCAAACCTGTCTCGCAGTCTGTTGACACGGTCTTAGTTAAAGATTCAGCTGGAAGCTTATTTAGAAACACTAGTCCTTTGAAGAGGGTTATTGCGTCCAGTCCCAACAAGAAAGCT GCATGCTCTAGGCGCAAGTTATTCAAAACACCAGGTTCCGTTAATTACAGAAGAATGCTTCCATATCTCAGAGATGTTCAAGAAAATAATCCTT GTGTGCCTGAAACAGTTGATCATCCAGATCAGCAAAAGAACACAGAGGAGAATACTCCATCATCGACATTAGTCTCTGAGAATGAAGGGGTACAGGAAATGGTGACATCTAATGCTGCTGGAGAATCAGATACAAGCTCTAACGAAAACGAAGAGTCAATTCCTTGTGAACATTTATCTGTATCTCCAGAACAGTCTGATATTGACAAGGAACAAGAAACACAAGTTAAGCATGTCATCCCAGATACTGAAAAGAACTCAGAAACTCCTTTAGGCTCTGAGATCCCATTATCATCTCCTCTTGTTGGCTCGAGAAGTTCAAGTGAGGTTGCTTCATCTGCATTGCCCAAAACATTTGTCAACAATTTGGTGGGCGGAGAAAATATGAATGGTGCAGGGGAAACAGAAGCAAAAATCAGTGCAGAGCAACTAACAGCTGAGCTGCTTGACTCTTCTGCTGTATTGGCAACTCCTCCCTCCGTTTCTCCTTCAAAAGGGATTCTGAGAAGAAGTATGAGAGGATGTAGAGGTTCATGCTCTTGTTTGAACTGCTCCTCTTTCCGTCTAAACGCTGAAAGAGCATTTGAGTTCTCAAGAAATCAGTTGCAAGATACTGAAGTAATGGTGTTGGATCTAGTTGGAGAAATATCTCGTCTCAGGGACATGTTGGAGAAATCAGCAGATCAAAATGACTACAAAAGTCAG GCTGGTGAAGCTTCAAAGAGAGCTGGTGAGGCTGCAGAGCTAGCAAAAAGCCGTCTCCACCAGATGAACGATGACCTTCAAGTTCACTGCAGAATACCC AACGAACAACGAGCAAGAGTGAATTTTGCTCATTACATCCACGAGAAGACGATCGTTAAAGCATCCCAACCTAACAACTTGATCACTAGATCACCCTGA
- the LOC104766294 gene encoding probable xyloglucan endotransglucosylase/hydrolase protein 16 codes for MGQILNPTVLLTVLVLTMVGTVYSGNFNEEFDLTWGEHRGKIFSGGKMLSLSLDRVSGSGFKSKKEYLFGRIDMQLKLVAGNSAGTVTAYYLSSEGPTHDEIDFEFLGNETGKPYVLHTNVFAQGKGNREQQFYLWFDPTKNFHTYSLVWRPQHIIFMVDNVPIRVFNNAEQLGVPFPKKQPMKIYSSLWNADGWATRGGLVKTDWSKAPFTAYYRGFNAAACTVSSGSSYCDPKFKSTFTNGESQVANELNAYGRRRLRWVQKYFMIYDYCSDVKRFSQGFPPECRRSRV; via the exons ATGGGTCAAATCTTGAACCCTACCGTGTTACTCACCGTTCTGGTTTTAACAATGGTTGGGACAGTTTACTCCGGTAACTTCAACGAAGAGTTCGACTTAACTTGGGGTGAACACAGAGGCAAAATCTTTAGTGGAGGGAAGATGTTGTCACTGTCACTAGACCGGGTTTCCGGTTCGGGTTTTAAATCCAAGAAAGAGTATTTATTCGGAAGAATCGACATGCAGCTTAAACTCGTCGCCGGTAACTCCGCCGGAACCGTCACCGCCTACTAC TTGTCTTCAGAAGGACCAACACACGACGAGATAGATTTTGAGTTTCTTGGTAACGAAACAGGGAAGCCTTACGTTCTTCACACTAATGTCTTTGCACAAGGCAAAGGAAACAGAGAACAACAGTTTTATCTCTGGTTCGACCCAACCAAGAACTTCCACACTTATTCTCTTGTCTGGAGACCTCAACACATCAT ATTCATGGTGGATAACGTTCCAATCAGAGTATTCAACAACGCAGAGCAACTTGGTGTTCCGTTTCCCAAGAAACAACCAATGAAGATATACTCGAGCTTATGGAATGCAGATGGCTGGGCTACAAGAGGTGGTTTGGTTAAGACAGATTGGTCTAAGGCTCCTTTCACAGCTTACTACAGAGGATTCAACGCTGCGGCTTGTACTGTTTCTTCAGGATCATCTTACTGTGATCCTAAGTTCAAGAGCACGTTTACTAATGGTGAGTCTCAAGTGGCTAATGAGCTTAATGCTtatgggagaagaagattgagatgGGTTCAAAAATATTTCATGATTTATGATTATTGTTCTGATGTCAAGAGGTTTTCTCAAGGATTCCCACCAGAGTGTAGGAGGTCTAGAGTctaa